In one window of Streptomyces griseus subsp. griseus DNA:
- a CDS encoding UBP-type zinc finger domain-containing protein, with product MATIPDPHLAMVRPVTPRTPQGCEECLREHSPWVHLRLCLTCGHVGCCDSSPLKHARRHAGSAGHPIVQSFQPGEDWRWCYVHEALV from the coding sequence ATGGCCACGATTCCGGATCCGCACCTGGCAATGGTGCGGCCCGTCACGCCGCGCACCCCGCAGGGCTGCGAGGAGTGCCTCAGGGAGCACTCCCCGTGGGTGCACCTGCGCCTCTGCCTCACCTGCGGGCACGTCGGCTGCTGCGATTCCTCACCCCTCAAACACGCCCGACGGCACGCGGGCAGTGCCGGGCACCCCATCGTCCAGTCCTTCCAACCGGGAGAGGACTGGCGCTGGTGCTACGTTCACGAGGCTCTGGTCTGA
- a CDS encoding FAD-dependent oxidoreductase yields MSTAQHGNGAVRETPDRYGAFPRLTPEQLQNLTPHGERRRTTEGEVLYREGEPFREFLAILSGTVEILQDHGDREERTMALHGPGRFLGELGMLEGQAAFDTAVVREAGEILAVPVERQRTLIGRDPVLGDLILRACLGRRYLLIGLGAGFRILGSCYSRDTRRLREFAARNRLPHRWLDLERDKEAEALLRRFSVRPDETPVVLWKGDRVLRNPSNAELARLIGLPAPTAKDAQCDVVVVGAGPAGLAAAVYGASDGLTTISVDAVATGGQAGTSSRIENYLGFPSGISGGELIERAVLQAHKFGARLMVPAQVNRLTSQDDAYVVTFTDGSHVRAGAVVLASGVRYRRLEVPGIERLEGISVYYAATVHEASLCEADPVAVVGGGNSAGQAALFLAQHASGVHLLVRGGDLNADMSRYLVDQVERHPKIEVLLHTEVRGVSGKDKLESLSVEDNTRGERRPLRAAALFVFIGARPRTEWLRGALALDEKGFVLTGADARAAADATRWDALGRAPLLLETSLPGVFAAGDVRSGSVKRVASATGEGAMAIRLVHEHRENAGNLVRDRTTGPERPQPEADRSPPRR; encoded by the coding sequence ATGAGCACGGCGCAGCACGGGAATGGTGCGGTCCGTGAGACACCGGACCGGTACGGAGCGTTCCCCCGCTTGACACCGGAACAGCTTCAGAACCTGACCCCGCACGGCGAGCGCCGCAGGACCACGGAAGGCGAGGTGCTGTACCGGGAGGGAGAGCCGTTCCGGGAGTTCCTCGCGATCCTCAGCGGCACGGTCGAGATCCTTCAGGACCACGGCGATCGGGAGGAGCGCACGATGGCGCTGCACGGACCCGGCAGGTTCCTGGGTGAGCTGGGAATGCTGGAGGGGCAGGCCGCCTTCGACACCGCGGTGGTCCGTGAGGCCGGCGAGATCCTCGCCGTGCCGGTGGAACGCCAGCGCACCTTGATCGGCCGCGACCCCGTACTCGGTGACCTGATCCTCCGGGCTTGCCTGGGCCGCCGGTATCTCCTCATCGGCCTCGGCGCAGGTTTCCGCATCCTGGGATCGTGCTACTCGCGGGACACGCGGCGGTTGCGGGAGTTCGCTGCCCGCAACAGGCTCCCCCACCGCTGGCTGGATCTGGAGAGGGACAAGGAAGCTGAGGCGCTGCTGCGTCGATTCTCCGTCCGCCCCGACGAAACTCCGGTCGTCCTCTGGAAGGGCGATCGAGTGCTGCGCAATCCGAGCAACGCCGAACTCGCCAGGCTCATCGGGCTGCCCGCCCCCACGGCGAAGGACGCCCAGTGCGACGTGGTGGTGGTCGGCGCGGGCCCCGCGGGACTCGCCGCAGCCGTGTACGGCGCCTCCGACGGCCTCACCACGATCTCCGTCGACGCCGTGGCCACCGGAGGCCAGGCAGGCACCTCGTCCCGCATCGAGAACTACCTCGGCTTCCCGTCGGGCATCTCCGGAGGCGAGCTCATCGAACGCGCGGTGCTCCAGGCCCACAAATTCGGTGCCCGCCTCATGGTGCCGGCCCAGGTCAACAGGCTCACATCGCAGGACGACGCGTACGTGGTCACCTTCACAGACGGGTCCCACGTCCGGGCGGGCGCCGTGGTGCTCGCCTCGGGTGTCCGGTACCGCAGGCTCGAGGTGCCCGGCATCGAGCGGCTGGAGGGCATCAGCGTCTACTACGCGGCGACCGTGCACGAGGCGAGTCTCTGCGAGGCGGACCCGGTCGCGGTGGTCGGCGGGGGCAACTCCGCCGGCCAGGCGGCGCTGTTCCTGGCGCAACACGCGTCCGGAGTCCACCTCCTCGTCCGGGGCGGCGACCTCAACGCGGACATGTCCCGTTACCTGGTGGACCAGGTCGAACGTCATCCGAAGATCGAGGTGCTCCTCCACACCGAAGTCCGGGGCGTCTCCGGGAAGGACAAACTGGAGTCGCTGAGCGTCGAGGACAACACACGCGGTGAGCGCCGCCCGCTGCGGGCCGCCGCGCTGTTCGTGTTCATCGGGGCCCGCCCGCGCACGGAGTGGCTGAGGGGAGCCCTGGCCCTGGACGAGAAGGGCTTCGTCCTGACGGGGGCTGACGCCCGGGCTGCTGCCGACGCGACCCGGTGGGACGCACTCGGCCGTGCTCCCTTGCTGCTGGAGACCAGCCTTCCCGGGGTCTTCGCGGCCGGCGACGTGAGGAGCGGCTCGGTCAAACGAGTTGCCTCGGCCACCGGTGAAGGCGCCATGGCCATTCGCCTCGTGCACGAGCACCGCGAGAATGCCGGCAACCTCGTCCGCGACCGCACCACAGGCCCTGAGAGACCTCAACCGGAGGCGGACCGGTCCCCACCTCGGCGCTGA
- a CDS encoding FUSC family protein, whose product MTWPRALRDVLRSGLSIEETRLEPLLALRAAVGVALLVGPALWLGSPAYAASAALGAFSAGGATFQRAWRPRKVIALGAGAGLALSTLAGYLAAGHLVTFLPLLALWTFVAGLAWAVGSTAGIVAATTVGSMLVTITLPTSAGRALEHAGIIALGGVVQAVLILLFPIRRWGAHRDALADALAAVADYARRLRHDPTAGFDPEPLMTARDAAAVTPSQARTRPVALHGPRGVAERMVPAIAALADPDIGAPAEGPGRDRARELLDAAAEVLDAAARSIRRGTPVEVPPRTSELLREGTEHEVLEGPARQAAERLRELLGEALEIAECGNVRRGTPVRHGGARVEFLERPTMFRLVPVVARAVRRELRRDSPVFRHAVRLAAVATLGYLIAAQLPLGHGYWAPIASVMVMRPDFHRTYARAVARLAGTLVGVALATGAVEALGPDARLFGALAVVSAGLSYTLIRTGYAYSQCFAAAYVVFLLGMGGQEWEQTVPERMALTLLGGALAMLAYAVFPAWETPRLRERLADWLAANGRHAAAVLRHFAEPTADRRADMRSAQLASRRARAAWQEAYDRAQQEPVRPRGLTAQEAKDAQKALEGFDRAATLMESRVPHDDNPSTPEVEELAEALESDTEQAAADVREHRDPDWARVEKALRTWEEAGGRSPALRSEADLQKHALENLATAVSRTPLERDVGSLREDQRVWEAVEAQGNGSEPAHRGG is encoded by the coding sequence ATGACGTGGCCGAGGGCCTTGAGGGACGTCCTCCGATCCGGGCTCAGCATCGAGGAGACGCGCCTGGAGCCCCTGCTCGCGCTGCGCGCGGCCGTCGGTGTGGCGCTCCTCGTCGGGCCGGCGCTGTGGCTCGGCTCCCCCGCGTATGCCGCATCCGCCGCCCTCGGCGCCTTCTCCGCGGGCGGGGCCACCTTCCAGCGCGCCTGGCGCCCACGCAAGGTGATCGCGCTCGGCGCGGGCGCGGGGCTGGCTCTCAGCACCCTGGCGGGGTACCTGGCGGCGGGGCACCTCGTGACGTTCCTTCCGCTGCTGGCCCTCTGGACCTTCGTGGCGGGGCTGGCGTGGGCCGTCGGATCGACCGCTGGGATCGTCGCGGCGACGACCGTCGGCAGCATGCTGGTGACCATTACCCTGCCCACGAGCGCCGGACGGGCCCTGGAGCACGCCGGGATCATCGCGCTCGGCGGAGTGGTGCAGGCAGTACTGATCCTGCTGTTCCCGATCCGCCGATGGGGGGCGCATCGGGACGCGCTCGCCGACGCTCTGGCCGCCGTGGCGGACTACGCCCGTCGGCTCCGGCACGACCCGACGGCCGGCTTCGACCCCGAGCCCTTGATGACAGCCCGGGACGCGGCGGCCGTGACGCCGTCTCAGGCTCGCACGCGCCCCGTCGCCCTGCACGGTCCGCGAGGAGTTGCCGAGCGCATGGTGCCGGCCATCGCCGCGCTGGCCGACCCGGACATCGGCGCCCCGGCCGAGGGTCCCGGGCGGGACCGCGCGCGGGAACTGCTCGACGCGGCCGCTGAGGTGCTGGATGCGGCCGCCCGGTCGATCCGGCGAGGCACCCCCGTCGAGGTACCGCCAAGAACATCGGAGCTCCTGCGAGAAGGCACGGAGCACGAGGTGCTCGAAGGTCCGGCGAGGCAGGCCGCCGAAAGACTCAGGGAACTGCTCGGGGAGGCGCTGGAGATCGCGGAGTGCGGCAACGTACGCAGAGGGACGCCCGTACGCCACGGAGGCGCACGCGTCGAGTTCCTGGAGCGCCCGACCATGTTCCGGCTTGTTCCGGTCGTCGCACGGGCGGTCCGCCGTGAGCTCCGACGCGACTCGCCCGTCTTCCGGCATGCCGTTCGTCTGGCGGCGGTGGCCACGCTCGGCTACCTCATCGCCGCACAGCTGCCCCTGGGGCACGGCTACTGGGCGCCCATCGCCTCGGTCATGGTGATGCGCCCGGACTTCCACCGGACGTACGCGCGTGCGGTCGCCCGTCTCGCCGGGACTCTGGTAGGTGTCGCGCTCGCCACCGGGGCCGTGGAGGCCCTGGGCCCGGACGCCCGTCTCTTCGGTGCGCTGGCGGTGGTCTCGGCGGGCCTGTCGTACACCCTGATCCGTACGGGCTACGCCTACTCCCAGTGCTTCGCCGCCGCCTACGTCGTCTTCCTGCTCGGCATGGGCGGTCAGGAATGGGAACAGACGGTTCCGGAGCGGATGGCCCTCACTCTGCTGGGCGGAGCCCTGGCCATGCTGGCCTACGCGGTCTTTCCCGCGTGGGAGACGCCCCGGCTACGGGAGCGGCTGGCGGACTGGCTTGCCGCCAACGGCCGCCACGCGGCGGCAGTGCTCCGCCACTTCGCCGAACCGACCGCGGACCGCCGTGCCGACATGCGCAGCGCCCAACTGGCGAGCAGAAGAGCCCGCGCCGCCTGGCAAGAGGCATACGACCGGGCACAACAGGAACCGGTCCGCCCCAGGGGCCTGACCGCGCAAGAGGCGAAGGACGCTCAGAAGGCGCTCGAAGGTTTCGACAGAGCAGCAACGCTCATGGAGAGCCGCGTCCCGCACGACGACAACCCTTCCACTCCCGAGGTGGAGGAGTTGGCCGAAGCCCTGGAATCGGACACGGAGCAGGCGGCAGCCGATGTGCGCGAGCACAGGGACCCGGACTGGGCACGCGTGGAGAAGGCCCTCCGGACATGGGAAGAAGCCGGTGGCCGGAGCCCGGCGCTACGGAGCGAGGCAGACCTGCAGAAGCACGCCCTGGAGAACCTGGCGACAGCGGTGAGCCGCACCCCCTTGGAGCGCGATGTCGGCTCTCTGCGCGAGGACCAGCGCGTGTGGGAAGCGGTGGAGGCTCAAGGCAATGGTTCGGAACCCGCGCACCGGGGTGGATGA
- the trxA gene encoding thioredoxin → MNTTRTTTVTCPHCGRDNRIPVAAEGRPRCGHCKQPLPWVVDAGDDDFTEVADKAVQPVVVDLWATWCGPCRMVSPALEQVARDLAGRIKLVKVDIDKNPQVSKRFEVQAVPTLLVQDHGETVARQAGAAPAHVLRQWVEQALEGRQATAGQ, encoded by the coding sequence GTGAACACCACACGGACAACGACGGTGACCTGCCCGCACTGCGGGCGCGACAACCGCATTCCTGTTGCCGCCGAGGGACGCCCCAGATGCGGCCACTGCAAGCAGCCGCTGCCCTGGGTCGTCGACGCAGGGGACGACGACTTCACCGAAGTCGCCGACAAGGCCGTCCAACCTGTCGTCGTGGACCTCTGGGCCACCTGGTGCGGCCCCTGCCGCATGGTCAGCCCCGCCCTCGAACAGGTCGCCCGCGACCTCGCCGGACGGATCAAGCTCGTCAAGGTCGACATCGACAAGAACCCACAAGTCAGCAAGCGGTTCGAGGTCCAGGCAGTGCCCACGCTGCTCGTCCAGGACCACGGCGAGACGGTCGCCCGACAGGCCGGAGCGGCACCGGCCCACGTCCTGCGGCAGTGGGTCGAACAAGCCCTGGAAGGCCGGCAGGCCACTGCGGGGCAGTGA
- the uvrA gene encoding excinuclease ABC subunit UvrA, with amino-acid sequence MDEVDPFVRVRGASENNLRNIDVDLPRDAMVAFTGVSGSGKSSLAFGTLYAEAQRRYFESVAPYVRRLLQQVGAPHVQEITGLPPAVALQQRRGAPSSRSTVGTITTLSNLLRMLYSRAGTYPPGAARLDAESFSPNTAAGACPECHGLGVVHDVAEDLLVPDHSLSIREGAIAAWPGAWQGANLRSIVNGLGIDIDRPWRRLKKKDRDWLLYTDEQPSVYIEPEEDRVDYGYQGKFWSARKHIMHVLADSKSEKMRERALRFVRSVPCPECHGSGLRPEALAVTFAGRSIAEVNAMPLTEVAALLRPVARRSEADATTSTARSGETTEVAVRICGDLVARVAVLLDLGLGYLSLGRRSTTLSPGEAQRLRIATQLRSGLFGVVYVLDEPSAGLHPADAEPLLDVLERLKAAGNSLFVVEHDMDVVRRADWVVDIGPGAGEGGGRVLYSGPVAGLEQVEESATSRYLFGRAEPLEHRPRTPHGWLHLSGVSRHNLRDVSVEVPLCVLTAVTGVSGSGKSTLVTQVLAEVVRSHLGLGPEDLDEARLEVDVQDASGVESFDRLVRVDQRPIGRTPRSNLATYTGMFDAVRKLYAATDEARARGYTAGRFSFNVPEGRCETCQGEGFVAVELLFLPGTYAPCPTCQGARYNAETLEVTYRGKNIAEVLGLSVDAAAEFLSAVPAAARSLETLREVGLGYLRLGQPATELSGGEAQRIKLATELQRARRGHTLYLLDEPTAGLHPSDVALLLRQLHRLVDAGNTVVLVEHDLDTITTADWVIDLGPGGGDAGGRVVAAGPPVKVAKARRSATARYLAARLASS; translated from the coding sequence ATGGACGAGGTAGACCCCTTCGTGCGGGTCCGGGGTGCCAGCGAGAACAACCTGCGGAACATCGATGTCGATCTTCCGCGGGACGCGATGGTCGCCTTCACGGGCGTCTCCGGGTCCGGCAAGTCCTCGCTCGCGTTCGGCACGCTCTACGCCGAGGCGCAGCGGCGCTACTTCGAGTCCGTGGCACCGTACGTCCGGAGGCTGTTGCAGCAGGTCGGTGCACCGCACGTGCAGGAGATCACCGGACTGCCACCGGCGGTGGCCCTGCAGCAGCGACGCGGGGCGCCCAGTTCGCGCTCGACGGTCGGCACCATCACCACACTGTCCAATCTGCTGCGCATGCTGTACTCCCGCGCCGGCACCTATCCGCCCGGGGCCGCACGGCTGGACGCCGAGTCGTTCTCACCGAACACCGCGGCCGGGGCCTGCCCGGAGTGCCACGGACTGGGCGTTGTCCACGATGTCGCCGAGGACCTCCTTGTCCCGGACCACTCGCTGAGTATCCGAGAGGGGGCGATCGCCGCCTGGCCGGGCGCCTGGCAGGGGGCCAACCTGCGCAGCATCGTCAATGGCCTGGGGATCGACATCGACCGACCGTGGCGCAGGCTCAAGAAGAAGGACCGGGACTGGCTGCTGTACACGGACGAACAGCCCTCCGTCTACATCGAGCCGGAGGAGGACCGCGTCGACTACGGCTACCAGGGCAAGTTCTGGAGCGCCCGTAAGCACATCATGCACGTCCTTGCCGACTCCAAGAGCGAGAAGATGCGCGAACGGGCGCTCCGGTTCGTCAGGAGCGTGCCATGCCCCGAGTGCCACGGCAGCGGACTACGTCCCGAGGCGCTCGCCGTGACCTTCGCCGGACGGTCCATCGCCGAAGTCAACGCGATGCCGCTCACCGAGGTCGCGGCGCTGCTGCGGCCCGTCGCACGGCGGTCCGAGGCCGACGCCACCACTTCCACCGCCCGGTCCGGGGAAACGACCGAGGTCGCGGTCCGGATCTGCGGCGATCTGGTCGCGCGGGTCGCCGTACTGCTCGACCTGGGCCTGGGATATCTCAGCCTCGGGCGCCGCTCGACGACCCTGTCGCCCGGCGAGGCGCAACGCCTACGGATCGCCACACAACTGCGCTCGGGGCTGTTCGGCGTCGTCTACGTCCTCGACGAACCCTCCGCGGGCCTGCACCCGGCTGACGCGGAACCGCTGCTGGACGTGCTGGAGCGCCTCAAGGCGGCGGGCAACTCACTGTTCGTCGTGGAGCACGACATGGACGTCGTACGGCGGGCGGACTGGGTGGTCGACATCGGACCCGGCGCCGGTGAGGGCGGCGGGCGCGTGCTGTACAGCGGCCCCGTCGCCGGTCTTGAGCAGGTGGAGGAGTCGGCCACGAGCCGGTATCTGTTCGGGCGCGCCGAGCCACTCGAACACCGGCCGCGCACACCGCACGGCTGGCTGCACCTGAGCGGCGTGTCCCGCCACAATCTGCGTGACGTGTCCGTGGAGGTACCGCTGTGCGTACTGACGGCGGTGACGGGTGTGTCCGGTTCCGGAAAGTCGACGCTGGTCACGCAGGTGCTCGCCGAGGTCGTACGAAGCCACCTCGGACTCGGGCCCGAGGATCTTGACGAGGCACGACTGGAGGTAGACGTGCAGGACGCGTCTGGGGTCGAGTCGTTCGACCGGCTGGTCCGGGTCGACCAACGGCCCATCGGGCGTACTCCGCGGTCCAACCTTGCCACGTACACGGGGATGTTCGACGCGGTGCGCAAGCTGTACGCGGCGACGGACGAGGCCAGGGCGCGCGGCTACACGGCCGGCCGGTTCTCTTTCAACGTGCCCGAAGGGCGGTGCGAGACCTGTCAGGGCGAAGGATTCGTCGCGGTGGAACTGCTGTTCCTGCCTGGTACCTACGCACCGTGCCCGACTTGCCAGGGCGCCCGGTACAACGCCGAAACGCTGGAAGTCACCTACCGCGGCAAGAACATCGCGGAAGTGCTGGGGCTGTCCGTCGACGCCGCCGCCGAGTTCCTTTCCGCCGTCCCGGCCGCCGCCCGCAGTCTGGAGACGTTGCGCGAGGTGGGACTGGGGTACCTGCGGCTGGGACAGCCCGCCACGGAGCTCAGCGGCGGTGAGGCGCAGCGCATCAAACTGGCCACCGAACTGCAGCGGGCCCGTCGTGGCCACACGCTCTACCTGCTCGACGAACCGACGGCGGGCCTGCACCCCTCTGACGTCGCACTGCTGCTGCGCCAGCTGCACCGCCTCGTCGACGCGGGCAACACGGTCGTCCTCGTCGAGCACGACCTGGACACGATCACCACCGCCGACTGGGTCATCGACCTCGGGCCGGGCGGCGGCGACGCGGGCGGACGGGTGGTCGCGGCGGGCCCGCCGGTCAAGGTCGCGAAAGCCCGTCGTAGCGCCACCGCACGCTATCTCGCGGCCCGGCTCGCAAGCTCCTGA